In Prunus dulcis chromosome 2, ALMONDv2, whole genome shotgun sequence, a single genomic region encodes these proteins:
- the LOC117618144 gene encoding B3 domain-containing protein Os04g0386900-like, translated as MGDLLTSNPVIELEGDEFWPLSGKPFFDVVLTKTNIKCLYQLVVPGKFSATLPSCSIPTVLMFRGKNWEMIYHGSSSHKRLDNWRAFAVDNNLKVGDACVFEQLECSSTRLVFRVQILRGDISSEFLDKLGGDNVDAPIVLE; from the exons ATGGGAGACCTACTCACATCAAATCCCGTGATTGAACTGGAAGGGGATGAATTTTGGCCACTTTCTGGGAAACCCTTTTTTGATGTGGTTCTCACGAAAACAAATATCAAATGCCTGTACCAACTG GTGGTCCCAGGCAAATTTAGTGCAACACTACCTTCCTGTTCAATCCCTACGGTTCTCATGTTTCGGGGCAAGAACTGGGAGATGATATATCATGGATCATCCAGCCATAAAAGGCTTGATAACTGGAGAGCGTTTGCCGTTGACAACAATTTGAAGGTTGGAGATGCATGTGTGTTTGAACAACTAGAGTGCAGCAGTACTAGGCTAGTATTCAGAGTCCAAATTCTTAGAGGTGACATCTCATCTGAATTTCTAGACAAGCTCGGTGGTGATAATGTAGATGCACCAATTGTTCTCGAATAG
- the LOC117617569 gene encoding protein NUCLEAR FUSION DEFECTIVE 4-like, which translates to LCLPGIAYAREWARRKFPSRFPSDNSSTFNLVDPDDLELHKVLIAGSESTNATSATNANSLGMTDTEGFFRCFKCFGKVMEKGRLTVLGEEHSAKLLVRRRDFWLYYAAYFCGGTIGLVYSNNLGQISQSLGYSSLTSSLVTLYSSCSFFGRLLSAAPDFLRDKIYFARTGWLAVALVPTPIAFFLLAASGSEAMLRAGTGLIGISSGFVFSAAVSVTSELFGPNSAGVNHNILITNIPIGSLLYGLLAALVYDSNEGSSIIGVSLLKDATLCMGRSCYRQTFIWWGCISIVGLASSLFLFLRTRTAYNRFERNRNRTQVMQPYSQSSSQSSSQSSS; encoded by the exons TTGTGTCTGCCTGGCATTGCATATGCTCGTGAATGGGCTCGTAGGAAATTCCCCTCAAGGTTCCCTTCGGACAACTCATCTACCTTCAATTTAGTTGACCCTGATGATCTTGAGCTCCATAAAGTACTCATTGCAGGAAGTGAAAGCACTAATGCCACAAGTGCCACAAATGCTAATTCGCTTGGGATGACAGACACGGAAGGCTTTTTCAGGTGTTTCAAATGTTTTGGGAAGGTGATGGAGAAAGGCAGGTTGACAGTGCTAGGTGAAGAGCACTCAGCTAAGCTGCTTGTACGCCGCCGGGATTTTTGGCTATACTATGCTGCATATTTTTGTGGGGGAACAATTGGGTTGGTCTATAGCAACAATCTCGGTCAGATTTCACAATCACTTGGATACAGTTCCCTGACTAGTTCTCTAGTCACATTATACTCTTCATGCTCCTTCTTTGGTCGTTTGCTCTCAGCTGCCCCGGATTTCCTGCGTGA TAAGATCTACTTTGCAAGAACTGGATGGCTTGCAGTTGCTCTGGTGCCAACACCAATTGCCTTCTTTTTGCTTGCTGCATCAGGCAGTGAGGCAATGCTGCGTGCAGGAACAGGCTTGATTGGGATAAGCTCTGGCTTTGTGTTTTCTGCAGCTGTTTCAGTTACATCAGAGCTTTTTGGGCCAAACAGCGCTGGCGTAAACCATAACATCCTTATCACCAACATCCCAATTGGCTCACTCCTATATGGCCTTCTTGCAGCTCTGGTGTATGATTCCAATGAAGGAAGCTCAATAATCGGGGTGAGCTTGTTAAAGGATGCAACATTGTGCATGGGTAGGTCATGCTATAGGCAGACATTCATATGGTGGGGCTGTATTTCAATAGTAGGGTTAGCTTCAAGCTTATTCCTATTCCTACGGACCAGGACTGCTTACAACCGCTTTGAGAGGAACAGAAATCGGACACAAGTCATGCAGCCCTACTCACAGTCCTCCTCACAATCCTCCTCACAGTCCTCCTCTTAG
- the LOC117617570 gene encoding B3 domain-containing protein Os04g0386900-like: protein MVVVPGKFSATLPSCSIPTVLIFRGKNWEMIYHGSSSHKRLDNWRAFAVDNNLKVGDACVFEQLECSSTRLVFRVQILRGDISSEFLDKLGGDNVDAPIVLE, encoded by the exons ATGGTG GTGGTCCCAGGCAAATTTAGTGCAACACTACCTTCCTGTTCAATCCCTACGGTTCTCATATTTCGGGGCAAGAACTGGGAGATGATATATCATGGATCATCCAGCCATAAAAGGCTTGATAACTGGAGAGCGTTTGCCGTTGACAACAATTTGAAGGTTGGAGATGCATGTGTGTTTGAACAACTAGAGTGCAGCAGTACTAGGCTAGTATTCAGAGTCCAAATTCTTAGAGGTGACATCTCATCTGAATTTCTTGACAAGCTCGGTGGTGATAATGTAGATGCACCAATTGTTCTCGAATAG
- the LOC117617568 gene encoding protein NUCLEAR FUSION DEFECTIVE 4-like: MVGQSRKWMILVAATWIQAFTGTNFDFSSYSSDLKSVLGISQVQLNYLSVASDMGKALGWCSGVSLMYIPLWAVMLMAAFMGLFGYGLQWFVIQRLITLPYVLVFILCLLAGCSICWFNTVCYVLCIKHFQANRALALSLTVSFNGVSAALYTLIANAINPNDDTIYLFLNALVPLFTSSVALIPVLRQPPIQSLPADATRRDSIIFLCLNILAVITGLYLLLLNSLSSHVSKARMLLVGALFLLILPLCLPGIAYAREWARRKFPSRFPSDNSSTFNLVDPDDLELHKVLIAGSESTNATSASNANSLGMTDAEGFFRCFKCFGKVMEKGRLTVLGEEHSAKLLVRRRDFWLYYAAYFCGGTIGLVYSNNLGQISQSLGYSSLTSSLVTLYSSCSFFGRLLSAAPDFLRDKIYFARTGWLAVALVPTPIAFFLLAASGSEAMLRAGTGLIGISSGFVFSAAVSVTSELFGPNSAGVNHNILITNIPIGSLLYGLLAALVYDSNEGSSIIGVSLLKDATLCMGRSCYRQTFIWWGCISIVGLASSLFLFLRTRTAYNRFERNRNRRQVMQPYSQSSSQSSSQSSS; encoded by the exons ATGGTTGGGCAGTCAAGAAAATGGATGATACTTGTAGCAGCAACATGGATACAAGCATTTACAGGGACAAACTTTGATTTCTCATCCTATTCATCTGACTTGAAATCTGTTCTTGGGATATCTCAAGTGCAGCTCAACTATCTCTCTGTGGCCTCAGACATGGGGAAGGCATTGGGTTGGTGTTCTGGGGTTTCTCTCATGTATATTCCTTTGTGGGCTGTCATGTTAATGGCTGCCTTCATGGGTTTGTTTGGTTATGGCCTCCAATGGTTTGTCATTCAAAGACTCATCACTCTTCCTTATGTTCTG GTATTCATTCTATGCTTGTTGGCTGGATGCAGCATCTGCTGGTTCAACACAGTCTGCTATGTTCTATGCATCAAACACTTCCAAGCGAACCGGGCACTTGCATTGTCCCTCACAGTCAGTTTCAATGGGGTAAGTGCTGCCCTCTACACCCTCATTGCCAATGCAATAAACCCAAATGATGACACCATCTACCTCTTCCTCAATGCTCTAGTACCTCTCTTCACATCCAGTGTTGCTCTCATCCCCGTACTCCGCCAACCGCCGATTCAGTCACTCCCTGCTGATGCCACTCGCCGTGACTCCATCATTTTTCTTTGCCTAAACATCCTAGCTGTGATCACAGGCCTATATCTACTCCTCCTCAACTCCCTATCCTCTCATGTATCGAAAGCTCGGATGCTCTTAGTTGGTGCTCTTTTTCTCCTGATCCTACCTTTGTGTCTGCCTGGCATTGCATATGCTCGTGAATGGGCTCGTAGGAAATTCCCCTCAAGGTTCCCTTCGGACAACTCATCTACCTTCAATTTGGTTGACCCTGATGATCTTGAGCTCCATAAAGTACTCATTGCAGGAAGTGAAAGCACTAATGCCACAAGTGCCTCAAATGCTAATTCGCTTGGGATGACAGACGCGGAAGGCTTTTTCAGGTGTTTCAAATGTTTTGGGAAGGTGATGGAGAAAGGCAGGTTGACAGTGCTAGGTGAAGAGCACTCAGCTAAGCTGCTTGTACGCCGCCGGGATTTTTGGCTATACTATGCTGCATATTTTTGTGGGGGAACAATTGGGTTGGTCTATAGCAACAATCTCGGTCAGATTTCACAATCACTTGGATACAGTTCCCTGACTAGTTCTCTAGTCACATTATACTCTTCATGCTCCTTCTTTGGTCGTTTGCTCTCAGCTGCCCCGGATTTCCTGCGTGA TAAGATCTACTTTGCAAGAACTGGATGGCTTGCAGTTGCTCTGGTGCCAACACCAATTGCCTTCTTTTTGCTTGCTGCATCAGGCAGTGAGGCAATGCTGCGTGCAGGAACAGGCTTGATTGGGATAAGCTCTGGCTTTGTGTTTTCTGCAGCTGTTTCAGTTACATCAGAGCTTTTTGGGCCAAACAGCGCTGGGGTAAACCATAACATCCTTATCACCAACATCCCAATTGGCTCACTCCTATATGGCCTTCTTGCAGCTCTGGTGTATGATTCCAATGAAGGAAGCTCAATAATCGGGGTGAGCTTGTTAAAGGATGCAACATTGTGCATGGGTAGGTCATGCTATAGGCAGACATTCATATGGTGGGGCTGTATTTCAATAGTAGGTTTAGCTTCAAGCTTATTCCTATTCCTACGGACCAGGACTGCTTACAACCGCTTTGAGAGGAACAGAAATCGGAGACAAGTCATGCAGCCCTACTCACAGTCCTCCTCACAATCCTCCTCACAGTCCTCCTCTTAG